A stretch of the Macaca mulatta isolate MMU2019108-1 chromosome 14, T2T-MMU8v2.0, whole genome shotgun sequence genome encodes the following:
- the CALCA gene encoding calcitonin: MGFQKFSAFLALSILVLLQAGSLHAAPFRSALESSPDPATLSEEEARLLLAALVHDYVQMKASELEQEQETEGSSLDSPRSKRCGNLSTCMLGTYTQDFNKFHTFPQTAIGVGAPGKKRDMSSDLERNHRRYVSMPQDAN, from the exons ATGGGCTTCCAGAAGTTCTCTGCCTTCCTGGCTCTCAGCATCTTGGTCCTGTTGCAGGCAGGCAGCCTCCATGCAGCACCATTCAG GTCTGCCCTAGAGAGCAGCCCAGACCCAGCCACACTCAGTGAGGAGGAAGCGCGCCTCCTGCTGGCTGCACTGGTGCACGACTATGTGCAGATGAAGGCCAGTGAactggagcaggagcaggagaccGAGGGCTCCAG CCTGGACAGCCCCAGATCTAAGCGGTGCGGTAATCTGAGTACTTGCATGCTGGGCACATACACGCAGGACTTCAACAAGTTTCACACGTTCCCCCAAACTGCAATTGGGGTTGGAGCACCTGGAAAGAAAAGGGATATGTCCAGCGACTTGGAGAGAAACCATCGCCGTTATGTTAGCATGCCCCAGGATGCCAACTAa